Proteins encoded by one window of Terriglobales bacterium:
- a CDS encoding phosphoribosylaminoimidazolesuccinocarboxamide synthase, with the protein MTSSATQDALLQTDFPDLELYASGKVRDVYRVDNEHLLFVATDRISAFDYVLGSGIPNKGKVLTQISLFWFNFLKDVVPNHVVTANVDEYPAPLRKYENQLRGRSMLVVHANMCPVECVVRGYLSGSGWKEYKSSGTVCGIELPRGLRESDKLLEPIFTPATKATTGHDENIAFAEMKKLVGPERSEELRRISLEIYRKASEHAAKCGILIADTKFEFGITAAGVVLADEVLTPDSSRFWPAEKYSPGRAQFSYDKQFVRDYLEQIKWDKRPPAPSLPPEVVAKTSEKYVEAFRLLTGRELEG; encoded by the coding sequence GTGACCAGTTCTGCTACACAAGACGCTTTGCTTCAAACAGATTTTCCCGATCTGGAACTCTACGCGAGCGGAAAAGTTCGTGACGTTTATCGCGTAGACAACGAGCATCTTCTATTCGTCGCCACCGATCGCATCTCTGCGTTCGACTATGTTCTTGGATCTGGCATCCCGAACAAGGGGAAAGTCCTCACACAGATTTCCTTATTCTGGTTCAACTTCCTCAAGGATGTTGTTCCGAACCACGTGGTGACGGCGAACGTTGATGAGTACCCTGCCCCGCTGCGTAAGTACGAAAATCAGCTTCGCGGACGCTCGATGCTCGTAGTGCACGCGAACATGTGTCCGGTTGAGTGCGTGGTTCGCGGGTATCTTTCCGGTTCAGGCTGGAAGGAATACAAATCCAGCGGCACGGTTTGTGGTATTGAACTGCCGCGAGGACTTCGCGAAAGCGACAAGCTGCTCGAGCCAATTTTCACTCCCGCGACAAAGGCCACGACAGGTCACGATGAGAACATCGCATTTGCGGAGATGAAAAAGCTGGTTGGCCCTGAAAGGTCAGAGGAATTACGTAGGATCAGCCTGGAAATTTACCGCAAGGCTTCAGAGCACGCGGCCAAATGCGGTATTCTGATTGCGGACACGAAGTTTGAGTTTGGCATCACGGCAGCCGGCGTGGTGCTGGCGGATGAGGTGTTGACCCCCGATTCATCCCGCTTCTGGCCGGCGGAGAAGTACTCCCCAGGAAGAGCGCAGTTCTCGTACGATAAGCAGTTTGTCAGAGATTATCTGGAACAGATCAAGTGGGATAAGAGACCACCAGCTCCGTCGCTTCCCCCGGAAGTAGTGGCTAAGACGAGTGAAAAGTACGTGGAAGCTTTCCGGCTGTTAACGGGCCGGGAATTGGAAGGTTAG